GACTTTTACAtacaaagaaacaaaaacagCTGCATGCGGCGGAGTTGCTGCCTCCGCCATTGTATATTATTTACTCTCAGTTCATGGCCCAAAAAGAAGCTTTTGGGGAAAATATTGACTTGGAAATAACTGGAAGCTTGAAAGATGCTCAGGTCTTTGTCCGGCGGCAAACATATAAAGACACTGGTATCTGTACTCGTCCTTCAATTTTTAAAACGGATGATCATTTTGTGTTGTTTATTCTTTGTAGTGTATATCTTGATGTATTAATCTTGTTGCTACAAAGTCAAGTAAAAAAATAGACAATGTACAAGCAGTAGTGGCAACATGTCATAAGCTATCTTCCTTAGAACATGTTTCTATAGTAAAAGTAAGACAAGTTATAAGTTCAATGTCTGATGATTTTAAATTTAGTCTAGAATCTGTTGGTATAGCAATTTTCATCAGATGATTGAGTGAATGACCTGATAAACTTCATCCATGCAGGCACATCATCCATGCAGGAGAGTTCACGGATAGATGATGATGTAGTGGATGAGGAAGATGATGGACAAAGGAGGAGAAAACGGCCCAAAAAAGTGGCTAGCAAGGAAAATGTTGACACAGCTGGGATATATCAAGCTCATCCTCTAAGAATCATTCTCCATGTGTACGACAATGAAGTTTGCGAACCAAAGTCTGCCAGACTTGttactttgaagtttgaatatCTGTTTAAGCTGAATGTTGTTTGTGTGGGTGTTGAGGGGTCTGATCAAGGGTCTGAAAATAACATTCTGTGCAATTTATTCCCTGATGATAAGGGCCTTGAACTGCCTCAGCAGGTATGAACATTTTGCTTATTCCGTGTTAACTGCTTGATGATCGGTATGGTACGGCCCTAAGAAATTGTGTCACTGTGTTGTGTACTTCAATGTGATTGGGGAATGAGGGTTAGTTATTGATTGTGGCATAAGGAGAATCAAGTAATTCAATTCTGAttgatttttttcttctaaaatGCTGCAATTTACTTATATTTTGATGTGTTATTGGTGTAGTCGGCTAAGCTCCTCTTGGATGATGGAGCAGAATTTGATGAAAGACGAACTATGCGTCCATATAAATGGGCCCAGCATTTGGCAGGAATCGACTTTTTGCCAGAGGTGTCCCCCTCATCCACTAGTAATGAAGCTGGCAAGTTTGAAACTGGTAAGGATGCTGTTGTCTCAGGACTTTCACTGtatcggcatcaaaaccgagtGCAGACGGTGGTGCAAAGAGTCAGGTTAAGGACGAAGGCTCAGCTTGCACTTTCGTGAGTCACTGCTCTATTTGTTTGGGTTTTGAAGTGATAAGATAGAATATAAGACAGCGGGTTTGCATATGAAAACCAGAATGTAGCTGATTTTGGATATAAAACCCATCTTTTTTGGCTTAGTTATAGCTGCTAACATTTTTTATGTATTGATGCATACACAATCAAGTACATCTTCATTCTGTTTTACTTGTTAGCTGGGATTGAATAATAATCTAGGCTATCTGTTGTTGTGTTTGTCTATGTCGAGTCTGTTTTGTTGAGTGTTATCTTTGGATTACAGGGAACAGCTTGATTCACTTACAGCCCTTAAATGGCCCACTCTGATCTGTCAAAGTGTTCCATGGGCCGCACATGAACACCTGTGTTTTCTGCATAGATGGTCACATGTAGGATCCTCTCTTAACCAGGATGGTTCTCTATCCAGAGTTGATGTGGAACAAGACCATGATGCTTTTGATGCTAACATGGCTGGAAGAGCTAGTTCCTCTAAGGAAGAGGGGATTATGACGGAAGATGGGGAGCTTCCATCTTTGACTCCAGCCACAGTTGTGACTGATGAGAAATCTAGTGCTTATCTAAATCAAGGATCAGGTGTTAAACATTCTAAACGGATGGCACTAATCTCAAAAAGTATTGCAGTTCCAGTCAAAACTGCCAGAAACCAGAGTTTTGGGCGATATGAGGAGGACACAGACCTTATGATGGATAGTGAAAGTGAAGTAGATGACACCACCAACAATGACAAGGAAATTGAATGTGCTGTTGACGAGGGGAATTCTTGGGTGGATTACGGAATTAAAGAGTTTAATCTTGTTTTAACCCGGAAAAGAGATGCGGGAGAGGGGAACGTTGATCTTGAAGTCAAGGTAGTGAAAATATTCAGAACTTGTGATGTTCGTGTTTTctcttatgtttttttttggctCATTTTGCTGACTAATTGTCTATGATGACAGATTAGGATAAGCAAGGAGTATCCTCTCAGGCCTCCTCTTTTCAAATTGAGTTTACTCTCACAATATTCTGGTGGAAATAGTTCACCCATTGACCACTCTGTGTGGTACAATGAACTTCGAGCCATGGAAGCTGAGGTAGGCAGTAAAATTTACTTTCTAAGGCATTGTTCTCTTTAACTGAGTTTTACCAATCTGATTTTTGCTGTTTAAAACTTCTTGCTTAAGAATATGTGCTAATCAAAACTGATTTCTGATGATTCACTCTTATTTTGTCACATTCGATTATTAACTTTTGCTGTTCAAAACCGACTATTTCTTATTTGGATAGAAAATCATATTAAAAGTagggaaaaaagagaaaaaaacaaCTAGGACAAGCAGTTCTCTCATCTGAATACTAAATTACAAATTGCACCAATTTCTTATAGCTAATTTTATGATCAAAATTAGATTGAAATTGATTTAAATTGCCAAACAtgcagttttaaattgatttgcgctactccctccgtccccaATAAAAGTTCCATTCTCTTAAAATGTTTGTCCCAAAATAAAGTTTCCACTTCACTTTCTCTCAATATGTAATAAAAACCAACCATTATActacaataacaacaacaaccaagCCGTAGTACCAAAATGATctgggtcggctaacatgaaccaTCATAAGGAACcgtcggctaacatgaaccaTTATACTATATACCCATTTTTCACCTTTAAtttaactttagttttaataTTTATACAAAACCGCACTAACTTATCTCCTAAATACTTGTGCCCAAGGGATAtgaaaactttatttggctACAGGGAGTATTTTAAACTGTTTTTTCTGATTCAAAGTGAATTTAGCTCAACTTGAATTTTCTAAACTTGAACGCATAGGTACGAAATCCTTTGCTTGAAATAAGTTCTcttaatttcacaattttaggCATATATGAAATTCTACAAGCTGGACCTTGCATTACCTTGTCTTAAGAATCCTTTCTGAATATAGCGACTCACAATAATACACAATAAAATAG
This genomic stretch from Spinacia oleracea cultivar Varoflay chromosome 3, BTI_SOV_V1, whole genome shotgun sequence harbors:
- the LOC110786718 gene encoding THO complex subunit 5A gives rise to the protein MDVKMEDAAAAAAAAAAATATATSATSEDIIVLSKTAEKVEKSPYDMLKESKISVEEIVAKMLSLKKDDKAKPELRELVTQMFLHFVSLRQANRNILIEEDRVKAETERVKAPVDSTSLQLHNLMYEKSHYLKAIKACKDFKSKYPDIQLVTEAEFFSQAPEEFKGIAISNETAHNVMLKRLNYELFQRKELCKFREKLDQKKKSLLETIANRKKFLSSLPSHLKALKKASLPAQNQLGLLHTKKQKQLHAAELLPPPLYIIYSQFMAQKEAFGENIDLEITGSLKDAQVFVRRQTYKDTGTSSMQESSRIDDDVVDEEDDGQRRRKRPKKVASKENVDTAGIYQAHPLRIILHVYDNEVCEPKSARLVTLKFEYLFKLNVVCVGVEGSDQGSENNILCNLFPDDKGLELPQQSAKLLLDDGAEFDERRTMRPYKWAQHLAGIDFLPEVSPSSTSNEAGKFETGKDAVVSGLSLYRHQNRVQTVVQRVRLRTKAQLALSEQLDSLTALKWPTLICQSVPWAAHEHLCFLHRWSHVGSSLNQDGSLSRVDVEQDHDAFDANMAGRASSSKEEGIMTEDGELPSLTPATVVTDEKSSAYLNQGSGVKHSKRMALISKSIAVPVKTARNQSFGRYEEDTDLMMDSESEVDDTTNNDKEIECAVDEGNSWVDYGIKEFNLVLTRKRDAGEGNVDLEVKIRISKEYPLRPPLFKLSLLSQYSGGNSSPIDHSVWYNELRAMEAEVNVHILKMLPPNEENNILSHQVHCLAMIFDLYLNEASQPSQGRKCKDSDIGSVSGGLKARSFRGRDRRNMIPWKDMELTPGYPF